The Janthinobacterium lividum genome has a window encoding:
- a CDS encoding MFS transporter, giving the protein MTAAPVPMLTPARERAMLWLLALTQFTVIMDFMVMMPLAPQLMQAFGIGPAAVSGAVSAYAWCAGLSGLLAATYIDRFDRKKLLLTMFCLFTLSNLACALAPNFHVLLWSRAFAGLTGGVLGAMVMAIIGDVIPSERRGAATGIVMTSFAMAAVGGVPIGVVLAAHFGWPSPFFLLVVLSLLIWLGAARALPSLTAHMGAAPTPLRQVLPKLLALFRERRHLEAFALSIVNMTAGMLVIPFISPVLVGNMGLAPAGVTWVYLAGGCATIFTARLIGRWADRAGKQQVYRWVALLSIAPLLFMTHLPQLPLLGLMLAFPFFMALVSGRTIPLQALLTTIPEPHKRGAFLSANSALQSLGSGLGAWLGGLSLQTDAAGYISGYGVNGWLAAGLSLWTVWWVARVRGAAPQGAPA; this is encoded by the coding sequence ATGACGGCCGCACCTGTTCCCATGCTGACGCCCGCCCGCGAGCGCGCGATGCTGTGGCTGCTCGCACTGACGCAATTTACCGTCATCATGGATTTCATGGTGATGATGCCGCTGGCACCCCAGCTGATGCAGGCCTTCGGCATCGGTCCTGCCGCTGTCTCCGGCGCCGTCTCGGCCTACGCCTGGTGCGCTGGCCTGTCCGGCTTGCTGGCGGCCACGTATATCGACCGCTTCGACCGCAAGAAGCTGCTGTTGACGATGTTTTGCCTGTTTACCTTGTCGAACCTGGCTTGCGCGCTGGCGCCGAACTTTCATGTGCTGCTGTGGTCGCGCGCCTTTGCAGGATTGACGGGCGGCGTGCTGGGCGCCATGGTCATGGCCATCATCGGCGACGTGATTCCCTCCGAGCGGCGTGGCGCGGCCACGGGCATTGTCATGACCTCGTTTGCCATGGCGGCCGTGGGCGGCGTGCCCATCGGCGTGGTGCTGGCCGCGCACTTTGGCTGGCCTTCGCCGTTTTTCCTGCTGGTCGTGCTGTCGCTGCTGATCTGGCTGGGCGCGGCGCGCGCGCTGCCCTCGCTGACGGCGCACATGGGCGCGGCCCCCACGCCGCTGCGCCAGGTGCTGCCGAAGCTGCTGGCGCTGTTCCGGGAGCGGCGCCACCTGGAAGCATTTGCCTTGTCGATTGTCAACATGACGGCGGGCATGTTGGTGATTCCCTTCATTTCGCCCGTGCTGGTGGGCAATATGGGACTGGCGCCGGCCGGCGTCACCTGGGTGTATCTGGCGGGTGGCTGCGCCACGATCTTCACGGCGCGCCTGATCGGCCGCTGGGCGGACCGGGCTGGCAAGCAGCAGGTGTACCGCTGGGTAGCCCTGCTGTCGATCGCGCCGCTGCTGTTCATGACGCACTTGCCCCAGCTGCCTCTGCTGGGGCTGATGCTGGCGTTTCCCTTCTTTATGGCCCTCGTATCGGGCCGCACGATACCGCTGCAGGCGCTCTTGACGACGATACCGGAACCGCACAAGCGGGGCGCCTTCCTCAGCGCCAATTCAGCCCTGCAAAGCCTGGGCAGCGGCCTGGGCGCCTGGCTGGGCGGCTTGAGCCTGCAGACGGACGCGGCAGGCTACATCAGCGGCTATGGCGTGAATGGCTGGCTGGCGGCGGGTTTGTCGCTGTGGACGGTGTGGTGGGTGGCGCGCGTGCGCGGCGCGGCGCCGCAGGGGGCGCCGGCGTAG
- a CDS encoding PadR family transcriptional regulator — translation MSLFLCGTHPLRAAAHSQGDAPGVAASVANPVPAARGPKMFDAGTLRYLVLQLIADKPRHGYDIIKAIAQRAGGAYAPSPGAIYPLMHGLVGHGYVAVSLDGNKKLHSITPEGLAFLAANRAYVDAIAARVDAPAGADDDLRHLMHELKAAVLARARAGKVDARRLDAIRAILRQARSDIEALA, via the coding sequence ATGTCTCTTTTTCTTTGCGGCACGCACCCTCTGCGCGCGGCTGCCCACAGCCAGGGCGATGCGCCGGGCGTCGCTGCCAGCGTTGCCAACCCTGTCCCCGCCGCGCGCGGGCCGAAAATGTTTGATGCGGGCACCTTGCGCTACCTGGTGCTGCAATTGATCGCCGACAAGCCGCGCCACGGCTACGACATCATCAAGGCCATAGCCCAGCGCGCCGGCGGCGCCTATGCGCCCAGCCCCGGCGCCATCTATCCGCTGATGCATGGCCTGGTGGGCCACGGTTACGTGGCCGTCAGCCTCGATGGCAACAAGAAACTGCACAGCATTACGCCGGAAGGGCTGGCTTTCCTGGCAGCGAACCGCGCGTATGTCGACGCGATTGCCGCCAGGGTCGATGCGCCGGCCGGCGCGGACGACGATCTGCGCCACCTGATGCACGAACTGAAGGCGGCCGTGCTGGCGCGCGCACGCGCGGGCAAAGTGGACGCCCGCCGGCTCGACGCCATCCGCGCCATCCTGCGCCAGGCCCGTAGCGATATTGAGGCGCTCGCATGA
- a CDS encoding oligopeptide:H+ symporter has translation MPRQIPYIIANEGCERFSFYGMRNILTPFLISTLLLMIPIDQRTGEAKHVFHTFVIGVYFFPLLGGWLADRFFGKYNTIFWLSLVYCAGHACLALFENSVNGFYFGLFLIAFGSGGIKPLVASFVGDQFDQTNKHKAKLVFDLFYWIINFGSFFASLLMPLFLKKYGPSIAFGIPGLMMLAATLVFWMGAKKYVHVPPAPPNPDSFTRVARTALLARVDGGSRPGLYVAYVGVIGALYAFYSIPEWGFVISACTALVLLLAFGSIGTAMQLERARGIHPDEAVEGVRAVLRILVIFALVTPFFSLFDQKASTWIVQANTMEKPSWFLPAQMQALNPMLVMLLIPFNNLVLYPMLNRFGLEATALRRMTAGIGFSSLAWIVIGLLQLALDSGNAVSIMWQILPYALLTFGEVLVSATGLEFAYSQAPVSMKGAIMSFWNLSTTVGNLWVLIVNRSVMNEGVIGKIAESGISVTAFQMFFFAAFAAVAMLAFGLYARRYKMVDNYRQAVVPGKA, from the coding sequence ATGCCCCGGCAAATACCGTACATCATCGCCAACGAAGGCTGCGAACGCTTCAGCTTTTATGGCATGCGCAATATCCTGACGCCATTCCTCATCAGCACCTTGCTGCTGATGATCCCGATCGACCAGCGCACGGGCGAAGCCAAGCACGTCTTCCATACCTTCGTCATCGGCGTGTATTTCTTCCCGCTGCTGGGCGGCTGGCTGGCCGACCGCTTCTTTGGCAAGTACAACACCATCTTCTGGCTCAGCCTCGTGTATTGCGCCGGCCATGCCTGCCTGGCGCTGTTTGAAAACAGCGTCAACGGCTTCTATTTCGGCCTGTTCCTGATCGCCTTCGGCTCCGGCGGCATCAAACCGCTCGTCGCCTCGTTTGTCGGCGACCAGTTCGACCAGACCAACAAGCACAAGGCCAAGCTGGTGTTCGACCTGTTTTACTGGATCATCAACTTCGGCTCCTTCTTCGCCTCGCTGCTGATGCCGCTGTTCCTGAAGAAGTATGGTCCGTCGATCGCCTTCGGCATCCCCGGCCTGATGATGCTGGCCGCCACCCTCGTCTTCTGGATGGGCGCCAAGAAATACGTGCACGTGCCGCCGGCGCCGCCGAATCCCGATTCGTTCACCCGCGTGGCCCGCACGGCCCTGCTGGCGCGCGTCGATGGCGGTTCGCGTCCCGGCCTGTATGTGGCCTACGTCGGCGTGATCGGCGCCCTGTATGCGTTCTACAGCATTCCCGAATGGGGCTTCGTGATTTCAGCATGTACGGCACTGGTATTGCTGCTGGCCTTCGGCAGCATCGGCACGGCCATGCAGCTGGAACGTGCACGCGGCATCCACCCTGACGAAGCCGTCGAAGGCGTGCGCGCCGTGTTGCGCATCCTCGTCATCTTCGCCCTCGTCACGCCCTTCTTCTCGCTGTTCGACCAGAAGGCCTCGACGTGGATCGTGCAGGCGAACACCATGGAAAAACCAAGCTGGTTCCTGCCGGCGCAGATGCAGGCGCTGAACCCGATGCTGGTGATGCTCCTGATCCCGTTCAACAACCTGGTGCTGTACCCGATGCTGAACCGCTTCGGCCTGGAAGCGACAGCCCTGCGCCGCATGACGGCCGGTATCGGCTTTTCCTCGCTGGCGTGGATCGTCATTGGCCTCTTGCAGCTGGCTCTCGACAGCGGTAACGCCGTCTCCATCATGTGGCAGATCCTGCCATACGCCTTGCTGACGTTCGGCGAAGTGCTGGTCTCGGCGACAGGACTGGAGTTTGCCTACAGCCAGGCGCCCGTCTCGATGAAGGGCGCCATCATGAGCTTCTGGAATCTGTCGACCACGGTGGGCAATCTGTGGGTGCTGATCGTCAACCGCAGCGTCATGAACGAAGGCGTGATCGGCAAGATCGCCGAAAGCGGCATCAGCGTGACGGCCTTCCAGATGTTCTTCTTCGCCGCCTTTGCTGCCGTCGCCATGCTGGCCTTCGGCCTGTATGCAAGGCGCTACAAGATGGTCGATAACTACCGCCAAGCAGTGGTGCCAGGCAAGGCATGA
- a CDS encoding GNAT family N-acetyltransferase, whose translation MPATIVRPLAPDDASAYRTLRLAGIAELPATFCTTHAAESSLPLAQIAQRLRTTPNQIIFGAFDKEQLIAIAGLRREPIAVVHDKASLWGVYVAPQARGRGAGRQLLQAAIAHACAIPELGRVRLALAQDNHAALTLYLAYGFTLQDCPASNGMLQMQLLLPRPARASAESNVFMKINTLQIPAK comes from the coding sequence ATGCCTGCCACCATTGTCCGCCCCCTCGCACCAGACGACGCCAGCGCCTACCGCACGCTGCGCCTGGCCGGCATCGCCGAACTGCCCGCTACCTTCTGCACCACGCACGCGGCGGAAAGCAGCTTGCCGCTGGCACAGATAGCCCAGCGCTTGCGCACCACTCCGAACCAAATAATATTTGGCGCTTTCGACAAGGAACAATTGATCGCCATTGCCGGCTTGCGCCGCGAACCGATCGCCGTCGTACATGACAAGGCCAGCCTGTGGGGCGTGTACGTGGCACCGCAGGCGCGTGGGCGCGGCGCGGGACGGCAACTGCTGCAGGCCGCCATCGCGCATGCCTGCGCCATTCCCGAGCTGGGCCGCGTGCGCCTGGCCTTGGCGCAGGACAACCATGCGGCATTGACCCTGTACCTGGCTTACGGTTTTACCCTGCAGGACTGTCCCGCATCGAACGGCATGCTGCAAATGCAGCTGTTGCTGCCCCGACCCGCCCGTGCAAGTGCCGAAAGTAATGTCTTTATGAAAATCAATACCTTACAAATCCCTGCGAAATAG